A genomic stretch from Nodosilinea sp. E11 includes:
- a CDS encoding transposase has product MSATTCLYDQVLPLLRQYSHRRDLRHLKALAWMVTALVCSGQLSLPEWESYVPSRARQAQSTERRWQRFMGNRRVRVKSLYVPLVLAAIHRWKGRRLYLALDTTVLWNRYCMIHLSVTCCGRAVPLLWRVLEHSSATVSTERYLPLLRLAHRLLQPYPDVMLLADRGFANHDLLAWLSQSRWHYCLRLPSDVVVHGPRRHPIEVGYLWPPKGEARFYEGIGLWTDGRWRCNLVLANVKGVKEPWAVITDEPPSLNTLWQYALRFRVEELFLDSKSGVFELEASGIRSAPALERLYLIAAVAILYGTTQGMAVQLDGLRTQVDPHWTRGISYLKIGLRWLKGAVNKGRSLLKPIPLFTVDPEPCFASKKAEVRYYERIWFSRIQSLCCQLPPWEAV; this is encoded by the coding sequence ATGTCAGCCACCACCTGCCTCTATGATCAAGTGCTGCCACTGCTGCGTCAATATAGCCATCGCCGTGACCTGCGGCACCTCAAGGCGCTGGCTTGGATGGTGACCGCGCTGGTGTGCAGTGGTCAGTTGAGCCTACCGGAGTGGGAATCGTATGTACCCAGTCGCGCCCGCCAGGCGCAAAGCACCGAACGACGATGGCAGCGCTTCATGGGCAATCGTCGGGTCCGGGTCAAAAGTCTGTACGTGCCGTTGGTGCTAGCGGCCATCCATCGGTGGAAAGGGCGACGACTCTACTTGGCGCTCGATACCACGGTGCTGTGGAATCGCTACTGCATGATTCACTTGTCGGTGACCTGCTGCGGACGAGCGGTGCCCCTGCTGTGGCGGGTTTTGGAGCATTCGAGTGCCACCGTCAGTACGGAGCGATATCTCCCCCTGTTGCGGTTGGCCCATCGGCTGTTGCAGCCCTACCCTGATGTGATGCTGTTAGCCGACCGAGGGTTTGCCAACCATGACCTGCTGGCGTGGTTAAGCCAAAGTCGCTGGCACTATTGTTTGCGCTTACCCAGTGATGTGGTGGTCCATGGCCCCCGCCGTCATCCCATTGAAGTCGGCTATCTGTGGCCCCCCAAGGGCGAAGCCCGTTTCTATGAGGGCATTGGTCTGTGGACGGATGGTCGCTGGCGCTGCAACCTGGTGCTGGCTAACGTCAAAGGCGTCAAGGAGCCCTGGGCTGTCATCACCGATGAGCCGCCGTCCCTCAATACCCTGTGGCAGTATGCCCTTCGGTTTCGAGTCGAGGAGCTTTTCCTCGATTCAAAATCCGGGGTCTTTGAGCTAGAAGCCTCCGGCATTCGCTCGGCTCCAGCCCTCGAACGACTCTATCTCATAGCGGCTGTCGCCATCCTCTATGGCACCACCCAGGGCATGGCCGTTCAGCTCGATGGCCTCCGCACTCAGGTTGACCCTCATTGGACTCGGGGCATCAGTTACCTCAAAATTGGCCTGCGCTGGCTCAAAGGAGCCGTCAACAAAGGGCGTTCGTTGCTCAAACCCATCCCCCTATTCACCGTTGACCCTGAACCCTGCTTTGCCTCTAAAAAAGCTGAAGTCCGGTACTATGAACGCATCTGGTTCTCTAGAATCCAGTCCTTGTGCTGCCAACTACCACCCTGGGAGGCCGTATAA
- a CDS encoding protelomerase family protein yields the protein MSLSHTYDTPRSEITAAMEQRIEKGDRTKLTKKELEELIAILVAKLVEMNALGTDTKAAIDHLCAAEQALLERAYPRSSINSVYFPRYTKAIKSAIEAGRITLNGKNSYPRRWTKRNPLPGEPSSGSEERHYALDGFTYPIEVQAQLRAATTQNANARQDDRQPVDLDAYMGKINVLLASNDPIDLIIAIAAVTGRRHTEVVSLGQLQPQVGEMTQLIPQGHPYLLRFTGQQKAAKAAYDLLTLVPAQDVLLAVEKLRAAADIHDLDGIASDDPRMEALNARVNRRVVKVLDEVLPTPKGFTNISIHRCRAVYVPISLHFFCPANIAEQRLAQHLLGHVLLDDTTTGNASVTGHYYQYYLTRHGRPLTARGVKLAASGPIPLPPDEIDAPVEHPFIDTEGELIVADPLPETSTPTPSPQGNGSSGGDPVWATISSQAVTISTQAQTISAQAATIDRLARAGGGQGDDSAFKALKVEHTRLLAMLDELKAIADDPNQLQAAQRFFDFEAVLNSLTA from the coding sequence ATGTCTCTATCTCACACCTACGACACGCCCCGCAGCGAAATCACCGCCGCCATGGAGCAGCGCATCGAAAAGGGCGATCGCACTAAGCTCACCAAGAAAGAGCTGGAGGAGTTGATCGCTATCCTCGTGGCCAAGCTGGTGGAGATGAATGCCCTTGGCACTGACACGAAGGCGGCAATCGATCATCTCTGTGCAGCGGAGCAGGCGCTTTTGGAGCGGGCTTATCCCCGTAGCAGTATCAATTCGGTCTATTTCCCGCGCTACACAAAAGCGATTAAATCCGCGATTGAGGCGGGGCGCATTACCCTCAATGGCAAAAACTCGTACCCTCGGCGGTGGACGAAGCGCAATCCGCTGCCAGGGGAGCCCAGCAGTGGCTCTGAGGAACGACACTATGCCTTAGACGGGTTCACCTACCCCATTGAGGTGCAGGCCCAGCTCCGAGCCGCTACCACCCAAAATGCCAATGCTCGTCAGGACGATCGCCAGCCGGTCGATCTCGATGCCTATATGGGCAAAATCAACGTCCTGTTGGCCTCGAATGACCCGATCGACTTGATCATTGCGATCGCGGCGGTGACGGGGCGACGCCATACGGAGGTCGTCAGTCTCGGGCAACTCCAACCCCAGGTGGGGGAGATGACCCAATTGATTCCCCAGGGGCATCCTTACTTACTGCGCTTTACCGGGCAGCAGAAGGCGGCGAAGGCGGCCTATGACTTGCTGACGTTGGTGCCCGCCCAGGATGTCTTGTTGGCGGTGGAAAAGCTCAGGGCTGCCGCTGACATTCATGACTTGGACGGGATCGCTTCGGATGATCCCAGGATGGAGGCGCTCAATGCCCGGGTGAATCGTCGGGTGGTCAAGGTGCTGGATGAAGTACTGCCAACGCCGAAGGGGTTTACCAATATCTCTATTCATCGCTGCCGCGCGGTCTATGTGCCGATCTCCCTCCACTTCTTCTGCCCGGCCAATATAGCGGAGCAGCGCCTGGCTCAGCATCTCCTCGGCCATGTTCTGTTAGATGACACCACCACCGGCAATGCCTCGGTGACGGGGCATTATTACCAGTATTATCTCACTCGCCATGGGAGGCCGCTCACGGCGCGGGGGGTGAAGCTGGCCGCGAGTGGCCCCATTCCCCTGCCGCCTGATGAGATTGATGCACCCGTTGAACACCCTTTTATAGATACCGAAGGAGAACTGATTGTGGCTGATCCTCTTCCCGAAACGTCAACGCCGACACCGAGCCCGCAGGGGAATGGGTCAAGCGGGGGTGACCCGGTGTGGGCGACGATCTCATCTCAGGCGGTGACGATCTCGACTCAGGCTCAAACCATCTCGGCTCAGGCGGCAACCATTGATCGCCTCGCTCGCGCAGGGGGCGGGCAGGGTGATGATTCAGCATTCAAGGCGTTGAAGGTTGAACATACACGACTACTGGCGATGCTTGACGAGTTGAAGGCGATCGCTGATGACCCTAACCAACTCCAGGCTGCTCAGCGCTTCTTTGACTTCGAGGCGGTACTCAACAGCCTGACTGCCTGA
- a CDS encoding ParA family protein — MQTITIASFNGGQGKSSTVLTLGKMLSEGYRVLLVDCEPQSSLTSWLLGKYLDPDLNSVREVLEGEATIAESMYRLSETLALLPSDSSLLKAEATLAASGRGAYLLKKRLKEVDQDFDFCLIDTPPEPIQIAISALGAANGVLIPATADLKGVQALGRTVSILNELADDLDLDIPVLGGIPFKVPMYGNNMLIDARTAIASMQGIADACGFELMPMVIRSDRFERALTTQKTLVEAGVGSLERPFQTIAEKLTGKGAAEWRTVQLQTA; from the coding sequence ATGCAGACCATAACGATCGCGTCCTTCAATGGAGGCCAGGGGAAGAGCAGCACGGTGCTGACCTTGGGGAAGATGCTCTCAGAAGGCTACCGAGTGCTGTTGGTGGACTGTGAGCCGCAGAGTTCGCTGACCTCCTGGCTGCTGGGGAAGTACCTCGACCCCGACTTGAACAGTGTGCGGGAGGTATTGGAGGGCGAAGCCACGATCGCAGAGTCGATGTATCGGCTCTCAGAGACGCTAGCCCTGCTGCCGTCCGACAGTTCATTGCTCAAAGCAGAGGCGACCCTAGCCGCCTCAGGCCGGGGTGCCTACCTGCTGAAGAAACGGCTGAAAGAAGTGGATCAAGACTTTGACTTTTGCCTGATCGATACTCCCCCAGAGCCCATCCAGATTGCCATCTCGGCGCTGGGTGCCGCCAACGGAGTGCTCATCCCAGCCACCGCCGACTTGAAAGGAGTGCAGGCGCTGGGGCGCACCGTGTCTATCCTGAACGAACTGGCCGATGATTTAGACCTAGACATCCCCGTACTGGGGGGTATCCCGTTCAAAGTGCCGATGTACGGCAACAATATGTTGATCGATGCCCGTACCGCGATCGCATCGATGCAGGGGATTGCCGATGCGTGCGGCTTTGAGCTGATGCCAATGGTGATTCGCTCCGACCGATTTGAGCGGGCGCTGACCACCCAGAAGACGTTGGTTGAGGCCGGGGTAGGCAGTCTGGAGCGTCCATTCCAGACCATTGCAGAGAAATTAACCGGAAAAGGAGCGGCAGAATGGCGGACAGTACAGCTACAAACGGCCTAA